The Vespa velutina chromosome 25, iVesVel2.1, whole genome shotgun sequence genome has a segment encoding these proteins:
- the LOC124957348 gene encoding N-acetylglucosaminyl-phosphatidylinositol de-N-acetylase, which translates to MWMLELLNIDLIKEYLNDQINELVCWWCYYIKEISWQLLIAFLAYICVCIFFYVILKRVNHTAWQLPGPPRRILLVTAHPDDEVMFFGPMIYWVTRSKISNIYLLCFSFGGNKQRKEELWNCTKLLGIPEANVTIIMSSELPDSQSIKWPVDVLAESILHYIESYKIDAVITFDKYGVSKHKNHISLYFAIAALCIEKKVPSYCKLYALESVNIARKYVQLLDLPISLLSASYWYLLTYEQRKNIRNAMKAHKSQYVWFRKLYMIFSRYTFINTLQEISALDLELDFQFDDEYIQTN; encoded by the exons atgtggatgttagaattattaaatattgatttaataaaagagtACTTGAATGatcaaattaatgaattagtTTGTTGGTGGTGttattatatcaaagaaatttcttgGCAATTGTTAATAGCTTTTCTCGCGTATATTTGcgtttgtatatttttctatgtaatCTTAAAAAGAGTTAATCATACTGCATGGCAACTTCCTGGTCCTCCCCGTAGAATACTATTAGTTACTGCTCATCCAGATGATGAAGTTATGTTTTTTGGACCTATGATATATTGGGTCACTCGATCAAAGATCAGcaatatatatctactatgCTTTTcttttg GTGGAAATAAacagaggaaagaagaattatGGAATTGTACAAAATTACTCGGTATACCAGAAGCAaatgtaacaattataat GAGCAGCGAATTACCGGACAGTCAATCTATAAAATGGCCTGTCGATGTTTTAGCTGAaagtatattacattatatagaGAGCTATAAGATTGATGCTGTTATTACTTTTGATAAATATGGTGTAAGCAAGCATAAAAatcatatctctctctattttgcAATTGCCGCTTtatgtattgaaaaaaaagttccATCTT ATTGCAAGTTATATGCGTTGGAATCTGTGAATATTGCTAGAAAATATGTACAGCTCTTAGATTTACCAATCAGTTTACTTTCTGCATCATATTGGTATTTACTTACGtatgaacaaagaaaaaatataaga AACGCCATGAAAGCACACAAGTCTCAATATGTTTggtttagaaaattatatatgatattttcacgatatacatttattaacaCACTGCAAGAAATCAGTGCGCTCGATCTCGAATTGGATTTTCAATTTGATGACGAGTATATACAAACCAATTAA
- the LOC124957349 gene encoding mitochondrial fission process protein 1 isoform X2, whose translation MIPRSVVWLTYVISSGYVLADTIDKGYHVYQNDQTSQKMKHVMLSTADTLLWQSFASVIIPGFTINRLCMAVQYAQKNATNLILKNPWLPTIVGLLSVPLIIHPIDYVVEETMNTTYRKWIDHYPKRSNDKARDE comes from the exons ATGATTCCAAGATCAGTAGTATGGTTAACTTATGTTATTTCTTCCGGTTATGTCTTAGCTGATACGATAGATAAAGGTTATCACGTGTATCag aaTGATCAAACTTCGCAAAAGATGAAACATGTTATGCTATCAACTGCGGATACTTTATTATGGCAGTCATTTGCATCCGTCATAATTCCAGGTTTTACTATTAACAGACTTTGTATGGCAGTACAATATGCTCAAAAAAATGCAACTAacttaattttaaagaatccTTGGTTACCGACAATTGTCGGTTTATTATCTGTACCGCTTATAATACATCCTATAGATTATGTCGTAGAAGAAACGATGAATACTACTTATAGAAAATGGATCGATCATTATCCTAAACGCAGTAATGACAAAGCTAgagatg
- the LOC124957349 gene encoding mitochondrial fission process protein 1 isoform X1 translates to MVNKDGKIDLYRDTPIRYLGYANEVGEAFRHMIPRSVVWLTYVISSGYVLADTIDKGYHVYQNDQTSQKMKHVMLSTADTLLWQSFASVIIPGFTINRLCMAVQYAQKNATNLILKNPWLPTIVGLLSVPLIIHPIDYVVEETMNTTYRKWIDHYPKRSNDKARDE, encoded by the exons ATGGTTAATAAAGATGGAAAGATAGATCTGTATCGTGATACTCCTATAAGATATTTag gtTATGCTAATGAAGTTGGAGAGGCATTTCGACACATGATTCCAAGATCAGTAGTATGGTTAACTTATGTTATTTCTTCCGGTTATGTCTTAGCTGATACGATAGATAAAGGTTATCACGTGTATCag aaTGATCAAACTTCGCAAAAGATGAAACATGTTATGCTATCAACTGCGGATACTTTATTATGGCAGTCATTTGCATCCGTCATAATTCCAGGTTTTACTATTAACAGACTTTGTATGGCAGTACAATATGCTCAAAAAAATGCAACTAacttaattttaaagaatccTTGGTTACCGACAATTGTCGGTTTATTATCTGTACCGCTTATAATACATCCTATAGATTATGTCGTAGAAGAAACGATGAATACTACTTATAGAAAATGGATCGATCATTATCCTAAACGCAGTAATGACAAAGCTAgagatg